The Coffea arabica cultivar ET-39 chromosome 1e, Coffea Arabica ET-39 HiFi, whole genome shotgun sequence genome has a window encoding:
- the LOC113689058 gene encoding hyoscyamine 6-dioxygenase-like isoform X2, translating to MAFLLSSWSSNLKSLPKNYVVAVEKPQLSKGIPVVDLGEEGQANITQKIMKAGQEFGLFQVINHGVSEELMTDAVNVGREFFSLPAEEKAKFVDQDAQNGCMVNTTSGSYRNERS from the exons ATGGCATTTCTTCTTTCAAGTTGGTCGTCCAATCTAAAATCTTTGCCAAAAAACTACGTTGTAGCTGTAGAGAAGCCTCAATTAAGCAAGGGCATACCAGTGGTTGATCTAGGTGAAGAAGGTCAAGCCAATATAACTCAGAAAATCATGAAAGCTGGTCAAGAATTTGGCCTATTCCAG GTGATCAACCACGGAGTATCTGAAGAGTTGATGACTGATGCTGTGAATGTGGGCAGAGAGTTCTTTTCGCTGCCTGCTGAGGAGAAAGCAAAGTTCGTTGATCAAGATGCACAAAATGGATGCATGGTTAACACCACCTCTGGAAGTTATAGAAATG AGAGATCATAG
- the LOC113689058 gene encoding hyoscyamine 6-dioxygenase-like isoform X1, giving the protein MAFLLSSWSSNLKSLPKNYVVAVEKPQLSKGIPVVDLGEEGQANITQKIMKAGQEFGLFQVINHGVSEELMTDAVNVGREFFSLPAEEKAKFVDQDAQNGCMVNTTSGSYRNGLHQHHTSI; this is encoded by the exons ATGGCATTTCTTCTTTCAAGTTGGTCGTCCAATCTAAAATCTTTGCCAAAAAACTACGTTGTAGCTGTAGAGAAGCCTCAATTAAGCAAGGGCATACCAGTGGTTGATCTAGGTGAAGAAGGTCAAGCCAATATAACTCAGAAAATCATGAAAGCTGGTCAAGAATTTGGCCTATTCCAG GTGATCAACCACGGAGTATCTGAAGAGTTGATGACTGATGCTGTGAATGTGGGCAGAGAGTTCTTTTCGCTGCCTGCTGAGGAGAAAGCAAAGTTCGTTGATCAAGATGCACAAAATGGATGCATGGTTAACACCACCTCTGGAAGTTATAGAAATGGTTTACACCAGCACCATACCAGTATATGA
- the LOC113689058 gene encoding hyoscyamine 6-dioxygenase-like isoform X3, with protein MAFLLSSWSSNLKSLPKNYVVAVEKPQLSKGIPVVDLGEEGQANITQKIMKAGQEFGLFQVINHGVSEELMTDAVNVGREFFSLPAEEKAKFVDQDAQNGCMRDHRTIYN; from the exons ATGGCATTTCTTCTTTCAAGTTGGTCGTCCAATCTAAAATCTTTGCCAAAAAACTACGTTGTAGCTGTAGAGAAGCCTCAATTAAGCAAGGGCATACCAGTGGTTGATCTAGGTGAAGAAGGTCAAGCCAATATAACTCAGAAAATCATGAAAGCTGGTCAAGAATTTGGCCTATTCCAG GTGATCAACCACGGAGTATCTGAAGAGTTGATGACTGATGCTGTGAATGTGGGCAGAGAGTTCTTTTCGCTGCCTGCTGAGGAGAAAGCAAAGTTCGTTGATCAAGATGCACAAAATGGATGCATG AGAGATCATAGGACCATATACAACTGA